The following is a genomic window from Spirosoma foliorum.
TGTGGGTAGAGTTCGTTCTTGAATTTTAGTACTTGCTGCTGGTAGAATGTCATAATGGGAGCGTTATCAACCTCTCACAGATTCATAATCCAATAATACCAAACCCGCCGAACGTTTCCATCCGACGGGTTCAATTTTATCGATTTCATTTACTGCGCCACCGGCATCAGACGAAATACATAACCAGGGTTTTCGACCGATACGTACAGATACCCATCGGGACCCTGTTTGACGTTCCGAAGTCGACCGATATTTTTTAGGATATTTTCCTGCTTCACCACTTTGGTGCCGTTCATGACGCAACGGTTCAGGTACTGAAACCGCAGCGAGCCAATGAGTAGATTGCCTTTCCAGCCTGGATATTTTGTGCTCTCAACGAAAGTCATGCCCGAAGGGGCAATTGAGGGGAGCCAGTAGGTGAGGGGTTGTTCCATACCCTCTTTGGCCGATAAATTGGTGATGGGTTTGCCATCATAATTAATGCCGTAACAGATGACCGGCCACCCGTAATTCGCTCCTTTTTTGATAATATTCAGCTCATCGCCCCCACGAGGGCCGTGTTCCGTTTCCCAGATTTCGCCCGTTGCCTGGTTGTAGAGCATTCCTTGGGGATTCCGGTGACCGTAGGAATAAATAGACGCATGGGCGTTTTTGTCGTTCACGAACGGATTGTCCTGTGGAATACGGCCATCATCGTAGAGTCGGTGAATTTTGCCTAAGTCATTGGCAATGGATTGCGGGTTTTCTTTTTCATTTCCCCGCTCGCCAACGGATACAAACAAATAGCCTTTTTTATCAAATTCCATTCGAGAACCGTAATGGTGACGCGTTTTGGAATAAGGCAGCGCTTCAAAAATGACTTTCTGATCCGTCAGATCATTGCCTGCTAATTTGGCCCGCATGATGGCTGTTGTCGACAGTTTTTGGTCGCCTTCATTTTTCACCGCCGAATACGAAAAGTAAACGAATTGGTTTTTGGCAAAATCTGGATGCAGAACAACATCCAGTAATCCACCCTGACCTTCGGCCAAAACCGTGGGTCCACCCGAAATCTTTACTTTTTGGTGGTTTTTAGACACCCGGTAAATATCACCGGAGCGATCCGTAATCAGCAGCTCGTTGTCGGGCAGGAACGCTAATCCCCAGGGAGAGCCAAGATCCGTAGCAACAGTGTCTAACTTTACGGTTTGTCCTTCCGACGAAAACACGTTTGAGGTAGGCTTAGTGGCAAACTTATACTGATCCACATTTTTCAGACTTTCCAGAATCAAGTCGGCTAGCTGGTCGATTTCGGTGGCGCTCAGGGTTGCTTTCCAGATTGGCATGCCTAAATCGGGATAGCCTCCCGAAATGCTTGTAATCAGCTCGCTCTTGGTATTGCCATGCTTCCATTTCCGGTCGACAAAGGCTTCCACTTTCTCGCCGTGACACGAGGAGCAATACGTTTGATAGTTCTCTCTAGCCGTTTTTGCGGCTGGCTTCGGCTCAATAAAAAAGCTACTGAGCAAAAACACAGCAACGAAAGCGGCACCGATCGTAAAGCGTAACATAGGGTAGAAGGTGATGTTTGTAAATTGAAGCCTAATATGGCAATGTTTTACTACTCAGTCGGTTTGGCAGTAGTTCACAACTACTCAAAATAAAAATAGCGTACCATGTTGAGCGTAGTATTAACTACGTTCGAGTGTTATCCGGTCTCTGACCGGGGGAAATAAGCTCGAAAAACTGGTCGGAGACCAGATAACACCAGGGCGTAGTCTAGAGACTACGCCCAACAATGGGTGCGCCGGCTTAATTGATTTGAACCGCTCCAAGCGAAAGCCCTACTCTCTTTTTACACAGCCACCAATTCTTTGCGTTCTCCGATTTGTTGCCGCCACATGGCATAGTACAATCCTTTCTGGGCTAAGAGCTCATTATGGCCACCTTGTTCAACCACATGGCCTTGCTCGAGTACGAAAATTCGATCGGCATGCAGGATGGTACTCAGGCGGTGGGCAATGAGAATGGTGATGTGTTGGCGGGAACCAGACAAATCACGAACCGTTCGGCCAATTTCTTCTTCGGTAAGCGAATCAAGAGCTGAGGTTGCTTCGTCAAATACCAGCAAGGCCGGTTTACGGAGTAAGGCTCGAGCAATACTTAGCCGTTGTTTTTCGCCACCAGACACTTTCACCCCGCCTTCACCAATGACCGTATCAAGTCCCTGTGGGGCACGAGCCAAAAGCGAATCAGCAGCCGCCTGATGCAAAGCCGTCAGGCATTCTTCATCCGTAGCGTTGGGCGCTACAAAGCGAAGGTTTTCACGGATAGTCCCGGCAAAGAGCTGTGTATCCTGCGTAACAAAACCGATCTGTTCCCGCAGCTCATCCAGATTGACTTCGGAGCCAGGAATATGATTGTACAAAATCTGCCCACGCAGCGGTTTGTATAACCCAACTAGCAACTTAACAAGAGTTGTTTTTCCCGAACCACTAGGGCCAACAAAGGCAATTGTTTCGCCCAATTTCGCATCGAACGAAATCCCATCGAGCGCTGGTTTGTCGGCGGTGAGGTGTTTGAAGTGAACATCCTCAAAGGCCAGTGTTTTGAGCGTTTCCACGGGTTGCGGATGGATTGGTTGAACATCGCGAGGGGTATCCAGAATCTGCTGGAAATTTGCCAGCGAGGCTTCCGTTTCCCGATATACGTTGATGATGTTTCCAAGTTCCTGCAACGGTCCAAAAATGGCGAATGAATAAATGAACAGAGAGAAAAATTCGCCTACCGTAATTTGTTCCCGCACTACCAGAAACAGCATAAGCAGCATAATCGCATTGCGAAGTAAATTCACAAACGTGCCCTGAATAAAGGACAGAGATCGGATGTAGCGTACTTTTTTGAGTTCGAGTTTTAGGATTTTTTCGGTCGTACCATTCAGTCGTTCGGTTTCCTGCTGAGCCAATCCGAGACTTTTGACTAACTCAATGTTGCGCAAACTCTCGGTGGTAGAACCCGCCAGCGCAGTCGTTTCGGCAACAATCGTTTTCTGTACAGTCTTGATTTTTTTGCTGAGTAACGAACTGACAAAACCCAGCAATGGAATCGTGAGGAAGTAAGCCGGAGCAATGGGCCAGTAGACCGTAGCGGCATACCACATCACAAACACAATACCCACAACCGAAGTAAACAGCACATTAACAAACGATTGAATCAGTTTCTCGACGTCGGAACGGACTTTCTGTAGTTTGCCCAGCGTTTCGCCCGACCGTTGATCTTCGAATACCTGGTAGGGGAGTTCGAGCGAATGCCGCAGCCCATCAGTATAGAGCCGAGCCCCTAGCCGCTGGGTGATTACATTGACATAATAATCCTGAAAGTTCTTAGCGATGCGGCTCACCATAGCAACACCGAGCGCCTGTAAAATCAGGACACCTGCCCCGTTTTTCAGGAAGTCCCAGAATCCTAACGGTCGCAGGGTGCCACCAGGCTTAACGACGTACTGGTCAATGATTTTTCGGAAAATGTACGGATCAAGCAGCGAGAAAATCTGGTTGATAGCCGCCAGTACCAGCGCAAGAGCCAACAAGCCCCAATAGCGCCGTAAATAACTGTAAAGAAGTTGCATAAATAAGTTAGTAGTAGTACAAGACGTTGATGAACCAGGCGTACCTAATACCCGACGGCCTCATAAATACAACACAAAATGGAGGATTTTAGGTCGCTTGGAGAGAGCTGTTTTAACTGCGAAGAGCGCAGAAATATCGCAAAGGCTGCAGAGCAATAGTTCTTTGCAATCTTTGCGATACCTTTGCGCTCTCTGCGGTTAAGCTCCCTTTATTCAATGAAAAATGCCGTTTTACTTCTTTTTATCCTCAGTCTGCTAACGGCTTGTGGTGGGAATACTGAAAAAAAACAGGAGACTGCTGTCACCACTACAGATTCTGCTGTCGCAGCAACCCCAAAACCTAAGAATTGCCAGTCGGTTGTCGATGCCGATAAACTGGGTAAAGCCGATGTGTACCAGGAGTCGGGCAAATCCATTAAAGTTTCGCTGACATTAGATCAGGACACCAGTTCGACGCAAGTGGGTTCTAATTGCTACTTTAATAATACGATTACGGTGTTGGCAACGAAAAAGTCCGGGAGTCAGCTGTTTAAACGAACGCTTCTCAAAGACGATCTACTGTATTTTACCAAAAGTGATGATGCCATCAAGCAGTCTATCCTGAAAAAAGTAATCTACAAACCCACCTTCAATGGCCAGCGCTACATCACCCTGACGATGCATCTGCTGGAGCCTGTCAGCAAAAAGACAATGGATTTTACGTTGTTTATGAACTACTTCGGGGAGATTGTGAAGGTGAAGTAGGAAGTTGGTAAACCTACCCTAGTACGCGCCGTTAAGTTTATTGGCGAGATCGAAAATATCCTGTTTTCGGGCGATAGCGTTTATCCATGTTGAGGGTATATCGTTAAATCCATAATATAATCCAGCAAGGCCGCCAGTCACACAACCTGTGGTATCGGTATCTTCTCCAAGATTCACCGCTTTCAACACCGCTTCCACATAACTACTTGTTGTTAATAAGCACCACAGACTGGCCTCTAACGTATGGATAACATATCCTGATGAGGCAATTTCTACCTCTTCGTATTGATAAATTGGTCGGATTTCGTAATCATCGATTGGGTTTTCTAATAACCGATGAAAGCGGTTAAGCTCGATATCGTCCAGAACAGAATTCGCCCTAAGGAATTCGTTTATAGTGTTCTGCATAACTTGGAGTGCCTGAAATTTCTCCAAACCATTTAGTAGGAGCAAGGCATATTCACAATAAATAAAGCAGGAAAAAATTGACCGAATGTGTCGATGAGTGATACCTGATACTTCAGCAATGATTTGATAGCGTTGTTGTATAGGTTTATCTTTTAAGTAAAAAATAATAGGTAAGATTCGCATTAGTGAACCATTTCCATTGTCGTATTCACCCGCTCCTCCAGAAGTTTTAGGGCTAACTCCAGTTGCTATTTTGTGAAGAGCTGTAGACGTTGCTATACCAATATCAAAGACATTACCATGGGGCGTCCACAAGCCAGCACTGTACCATTTAACGGCTTGAAGAGCTATGTCGTCAAGGTTATAGCCTTTACACAAACTTTCAGCTAAACAAAAAGCTAATGAACTGTCGTCTGACCATGTTCCAATAGGCTGATTATGAGTGCCAAACCCAAGCATGTCAGTTACAGGGTTATTGTGTAAAATCTTTCTGCTGGTAAATTCGACAGGAACCCCCAAGGCATCGCCTACACATAGTCCCATAAGGGCATTTAGGACATTGTTTGATGAAGTTTTAGATGTGTTCATTGGGTTAATTGTTAAATTAGTGGTACTGAAATTTTACGTGGTCGGCTAAACTAAAACGCCGGACGTCTCCGCCCGGCGCTTCCCGAAACCTATGAGGTTTTCAAAACCTTATAGGTTTGTATTATAATGCTCCTTCTTTAATCTCATCCACTACGCCCGGATCGAGCAGCGTTGAGGTATCTCCTAAATTACCCGTATCGCCTTCGGCAATTTTGCGCAGGATTCGGCGCATGATTTTCCCCGAACGTGTTTTGGGTAGACCCGTTACAAACTGAATTTTATCTGGCTTGGCAATGGGACCAATGACCCGGCTAACGGTGGCCAGAATATCGCGTTTGGTTAGGTCGGCATCATGTCCGTTCGGTTCCTGATCGGTAATGACGTACGCGTAAATGCCCTGCCCTTTGATGTCGTGCGGATAACCGACAACTGCGCTCTCAACTACACCCGTGTGCATGTTGATCGCATTTTCTACTTCGGCTGTACCGATGCGGTGGCCCGATACGTTTAACACGTCATCGACCCGACCTGTGATTCGGTAATAACCGTCTTCATCCCGCAAGCAACCATCGCCTGTAAAGTAAAGACCCGGATAGGTCGCGAAGTACGTCTGACGGCAGCGTTCGTGATCGCCGTAGGTAGTACGCAAAATACCCGGCCACGGAAATTTCATGCAGAGGTTTCCGCTAACACCGTTCCCTTCGATTTCCTTCCCGTTTTCGTCCACCAGAATTGGCTGAACGCCAGGGAGTGGAAGCGTAGCAAACGTAGGCTTTGTTTTAGTAATACCTGCCAATGGCGAAATCAGAATGCCACCGGTTTCGGTCTGCCACCACGTATCAACAATCGGGCATCGGTTTTTACCAATGTGATCGTCGTACCAATGCCAGGCTTCTTCATTGATCGGTTCACCCACTGAGCCAAGCACCTGTAAGCTACTTAAGTCGTGGTTCTCGACCTTATCAAGACCAAAGCCCATCAATGACCGAATAGCGGTTGGAGCCGTGTAAAGAATATTGACGTTGTGTTTATCGGTAATGTCCCAGAAACGGCCACAATCGGGGTAGGTTGGTACGCCTTCGAAAATCACCGAAGTAGCGCCCGAGGCTAATGGGCCATACACGATATAGCTATGCCCCGTGATCCAACCAATATCAGCGGTGCAGAAAAACACCTGATTGGGTTCGTACTGAAATACATTCTGGAACGTATAGGTTGCGTAAACCATGTAGCCGCCACAGGTATGCACAACGCCTTTGGGCTTGCCCGTTGAGCCGGACGTGTACAGAATGAAGAGCATGTCTTCGGCGTCCATTTCCTCGGCAGGACAATCGGCTGTAACTTGTTTTAACTCCTGCTCCCACCAAATATCGCGGCCTTTCAGCATGGACACTGGTGTGCGGGTACGCGTCATAACGATCACTTTCTGAACGCTTGGGCAGCCAATCAGTGCATCGTCTACAGTACTTTTGAGCGGAATTTCTTTATTGCCCCGATACGAACCATCAGCTGTAACGACCACCTTACATTGCGAATCATTAATCCGGTCAGCGATACTTTGTGCCGAAAAACCGCCAAATACCACCGAATGAACAGCGCCAATGCGGGCGCAGGCCAACACGGCAATGGCTAGTTCGGGAACCATTGGCAAGTAAATACAGACCCGGTCGCCTTTGACAACGCCGTTACGTTTCAGCACATTGGCAAATCGACAAACCTGATCGTGCAGCATTCGATAGGTAAGCGTAACACCCGCTTCATGTGGGTCGTTGGGTTCCCAGATGATAGCCGGTTGATCGCCCCGTTCGGCCAGGTGCCGATCAAGACAGTTTTCGGTAATGTTTAGTTTGCCACCAATGAACCACTTAACATTCGGTTCGTTGAAGTTCCATTGTAGGGTTTTTGTCCAGGGTTTGCGCCACAGGAAATTCTGAGCGATTTCGGCCCAGAACTCCTCAGGGTCGTCAACACTTTTCTGGTAGGCAGTTTGGTACTCGTCAAAGGTTCGGATACGCATAATCAATGAATGACCGGGACGCCGGTCCGATGTGCGAATGAGTGAATTATGAATGAACTATCCCGTCGTAACGGATTTAATCGATAAACGAAATAAGGAAGCAAATCTATTAACTCATTCGCTCAATCACTCATTCACTCATTAGATTTATATTCTCCATTGAGGGCGTATTTGCCGAAAAGGATCAGTCCGCCGACAACGATGGGGACGAGTACGCAAAGGATCACCCAGCCAAATACGCGATCTTCGAGTTTATCACTACTAATTTTCGTCAGGCTATCGGTAATGCGTTCGTAACCAACGTAAACGCCAAGCAAAATCCAGACAATGCCAAAGTATTTCTTAAGTAGTTCCATAGTAGTTAATGCATGATGTACAATAGCTAATGGGAAGTGGATAATGTTAACTGGTCAGTCCTTGTTAATTATTCACTTTCCGTTATCCATTAATGAATTTTTAATCCTCCGCCGTGGTGTAAGGTTTATTATTTAAATACAGCAACCCAATGACCAGACATACGCCCGCTACCAGAATGGGGTACCAAAGTCCTTCGAGATAGGGTTTCGCCACTGAACCCGGAGCGACTTCGTTAGCTTTTGTGGCCGTTGCTACTAAGGCGGTGGCAATGAATGGGGTTAGTCCACCAAAAATGCCATTGCCAATATGATACGGCAGCGACATGGACGTATAGCGAATACGAGTTGGGAACAATTCGACTAGGAAGGCTGCAACGGGGCCATAAACCATGGTTACATAAACTACTTGTATGAATACCAGCAGGACCATCAACCAGAAACTAGCCGTGGGTAATATGATTGTTTTGGTCAGTTCAGGTTTAGACGATTTGCCTCCTGGGCTCTCTGTAACCGTTTTTTCGATGTCTTTGGCTATGAGTCCACCTTCGTAAAAATGGTTGGTGGTCATTGTAGTCAATAAACTGCCATCATCTTGTTTGGTCGACTTGCGGTCAATCGTCTGGGCATCCACAAACTCCTGTTTCTGACTTAGATCGCTCAGGCTGTATAGTTTATCGTAGATGGGGCGATAGGTTAGAATCCCCAGTGCCATACCCGCCAGCATAATCGGTTTCCGACCAATCCGATCCGACCACCCACCGAATACAATAAAGAAAGGAGTAGCCGCGAGTAGGGCAATCGCAACGATCATATTCGACTGCACAAACTCGACATTGCAGGCTTTCTGAATAAACGATAAGGCATAAAACTGCCCCGTGTACCAGATAACACCCTGCCCGGCTGTAGCTCCAAACAGTGCCAGTAGCACCATTTTCAGGTTCTGCTTCTTGCCAAAACTTTCTGCCAGTGGGTTTTTCGAGAGATTTCCTTCAGTTTTTAATTTGGAAAACAAAGGCGACTCGGCCATCCGTAGCCGGATAACAATGGATACGCCAACTAGAAGAATCGATAATAGAAACGGCACCCGCCAACCCCAGGCCGCAAATTTGTCAACGCCCAGCGATTCGCGGGTTAGTAAAATCACGCCCAATGATACAAACAAGCCTAGTGTGGCGGTCGTCTGAATAAAACTTGTGTAATAGCCCCGTCGGCCTTCGGGTGCGTACTCGGCCACGTAGGTTGCAGCGCCACCATATTCGCCACCAAGAGCTAGTCCCTGAATTAGCCGAAGCAATAAAACCAGTAGGGGAGCCCAGAAACCAATGGTTGCATAGCCTGGAATGAGTCCGATGGCGAAAGTTGAACCGCCCATTAGCACCAGCGTCACTAAAAACGTGTATTTCCGACCGACCAGATCGCCTAATCGCCCAAACACCAGCGCGCCAAACGGGCGTACAATGAAGCCTGCGGCAAAGGTTGCCAGGGTCGAGAGTAAGGCAGCTGTGGGATTATCTTTCGGGAAAAATTGCGACGATAATATGGCCGCCAGACTACCGAAAATATAGAAGTCGTACCATTCAATGAGCGTTCCGACCGATGAGGCCGAAATGACACTGAATAAGGTACGTTTATCAACCGTTGATTTCGGTTTCGCTTTGTTTCGCTTGGCACTCATAAAGAATAGGAAGGGAGAGATTTCGCTTACCAAAGCGATTTAGGGGTAGCATTTACCTTATAGAGTGGCGAAAGAGCGAATGAGTGAAAGTGCGTAAATACACAAGGTACCGTCTGCACTTTCACTCTTTCGCTCTTTCGCCATTACGGCGCTAGCCGTTCAATCTGCCAATTGCCATCTATGATTTTATAGCGAATTCGGTCGTGTAATCGGCTTGGGCGACCTTGCCAGAATTCGATGGCATCGGGCAACACCCGGAAACCTCCCCAGTAGGGCGGTCTGGGAATAGGTTGACCTGCAAACTGGGCTTCCAATTCCCGCTGTCGGTTTTCGAGTACATCGCGGCTTTCGATTACATTACTTTGGTTCGAAACCCAGGCCCCAATCTGACTGCCCCGCGGGCGACTGCTGAAGTAAGCATCCGATTCTTCAGGCCTAACTTTTTCCACCACACCCTCAATCCGAATTTGCTGTTCAAGTTCGGGATAAAAAAAAGTGAGTGTAGCAAACGGATAGTGCGTAAGTTCCTGCCCTTTCCGGCTTTCATAATTAGTATAGAAAACAAAGCCCCCGTTTGATACATCTTTCAGTAAAACGATTCGCCCATCTGGACGACCCTCAACTGTAACGGTACTGACATGCATCGCATTGGGTTCTGGAACCCCTGCCTGCACCGCTGCATCGAACCATTGCCGGAACTGAATAATCGGATCTGGAGCAACCTCAGCAGCGTCTAAACCGCTTAGTGTGTATTCATTACGTAAATCACTGATAGCTGATGACATTCTGTGGGCTTGTTTAAAGGCTGTACTACAAGAAAATTCGCATTTTATCGTACTTTTGCAAAAGTAATCGGTACGTTCCCAACATGGCAAACCAAGAGCAGGAAATTAACCAGCAACCAGAAACCACTCCACAGGCTGAAGGATCGCTGGCAGTGCACATTCCCGAAGATACCACAACACCCGCTGTGGTCACCCCCGAGGCATCAATCGAGGGTAGTGAGGCTACGCCTGAATTGGCGGAAGTCGACACCACACCAGCTGCCGAAACGCAGTCGGCGGAAGCGAGTGAATCTGATATAGCGACTCCCTCAACACCCACACCCGTTGAAAGTAGTACGTCTGTAACTCCTTCGGATGAAATCGCCGAGACGCCCGAAGCGGCTGAGGTTGATTCTACGGAGGAAGTTGCTCCAGTATCCGTTGACGAGCCTGCAGATATACCTGTAGTGGAGCCAACTTCAACTGTATCGACCGATGTACCGGAAATCAGTGAAGAAATCACAGCGCAGTATGCTGATGTGCCAGAGGTCGAAGACGAAACGGTGACTCATTCTGCCGTTGATTACAGTCAGTTTACCAAGCAGGATTTTGTTAATCTGTTGGAAACGCAACTGGCTGCGATCAGTACAGCATCGGTTAATCCTAGTGATTTCAAGAAGGCCGATCTGGTACTGAAAGAAGTCAAGCCGCTATTCGATCAGATGAAGCGGGCAGAGCGCGAAGCCGCTTTGCAGGCTTATGTTGCTGAAACAGAGGCCGAAGAAGGCTTTGAATACAAATATGATGAGTTTGTTACTCGTTTCGACGAGTTATATAAACAGATCAAGAGTCAGAAGAATACCTACTTCCAGAATTTAGATAAGGCTAAAGAAACCAACTTTGCTTCGAAAACAGAGTTGCTGACTCGCCTGCGGGAATTGGTTGAAACGGATGAAAACAATGCAGGTGATCCTAAAGTAAGCTGGAACGAATTCAAGAAAATTCAGGACGAGTGGAAATCGGCCGGAAACATGAATTCGCCCCACAATGCAACGCTTTGGGCAACTTATCATGCACTGGTTGACCGGTATTACAGCAACCGGAATATCTATTTTGAATTAAAAGAACTCGACCGTAAACGAAATACCAGCCTGAAAACGGAGGTAATCGAGAAGGTCGAAGCGATGGCAAAAGCATCGGAAGAAACGTCGGTAACCCGGCAGACTATCGATGAGGCCAACGCTTTGTTCGAAGAATATAAGCACATCGGTCCGGCTCCTAAAGCTGAGCAGGAAGTATTGTGGGGTCGGATGAAAGCCGCTCTGGATGTTCTGTACGACAAACGTCGGGGACAAACCAATGAGCAGCGGAAAGAGTCGGCTCAATTATACGAAGAGAAGTCTGCGATTTATGAAGAATTAGTACCCATTACTTCATTTGCCTCGAACAGTATTAATGACTGGAACGACAAAACGAAGGCAGTTATGGCTTTGCAGGATCGCTGGAATGCGATCAAAGGGCCAATGCCTCGTGAAGAAGGCAAAGAGTTGAGTAAAAAATTCTGGGCTGCATTAAAAACGTTCTTCCATAACAAAGGCGAGTTTTTCCGTCAACTCGAAAGCAAGCGGGAAGAAAACCTCCGGGCGAAAGTTCAACTCTGCGAACAGGTTGAAGCAATCCTGGCTTCGGGCGAAGAATCTCCAGAACTGACGCAGACGGTTATTGAACTGCAACGTCAGTGGAAAAATATCGGTCAGGTTCCCGAGAAGCAAAAGAATACGATTTTCGATCGGTTCAAAGCTGCCTGCGATGCATTCTTTAATAAGAAACGCTCGAAAAATCAGGAAACAGAACGGGAGTTTGAAGCTAACTTGGCGCAAAAAATTGCCCTCATCGAGCGCATTGAAGCGGCTGCCAATGCCAATGCTGACCTATCGGAATTGAACGAGTTCAAGAAAGAGTGGAATGCAATTGGCTTTGTTCCCAAAAAAGACATGCAGTCTACCCAAAAGCGGTATATCAATGCAGTTAATGCATTGGTAGGCGCAACGGGTAAAATTCCTGCCAAAGACAAAGAGCGGATTATGCTTCAAAGTGAAGCTGAAGCTACCCGCTCTGGCGGCTCCCGTAACGGTGGCGGACGTGACCGCGATTTCAATCGGGGTGGTGGTGATAGCGCCGGTAATAAGCGCGAAGGCGATATTCGCCGACGTATTACGGCGATCGAAAACGATATTGCTACCTATCGGAATAACATTGAATTCTTTGCGCGGTCAAAGAATGCTGACAAACTCCGTGCTGATATTGACAAGAAAATCGCTGAGGCTGAAAAGCAACTGGACGACCTGCGGCATCAGTTACGAGTAGCTCAGGCATAAAACAGTT
Proteins encoded in this region:
- a CDS encoding PQQ-dependent sugar dehydrogenase; the protein is MLRFTIGAAFVAVFLLSSFFIEPKPAAKTARENYQTYCSSCHGEKVEAFVDRKWKHGNTKSELITSISGGYPDLGMPIWKATLSATEIDQLADLILESLKNVDQYKFATKPTSNVFSSEGQTVKLDTVATDLGSPWGLAFLPDNELLITDRSGDIYRVSKNHQKVKISGGPTVLAEGQGGLLDVVLHPDFAKNQFVYFSYSAVKNEGDQKLSTTAIMRAKLAGNDLTDQKVIFEALPYSKTRHHYGSRMEFDKKGYLFVSVGERGNEKENPQSIANDLGKIHRLYDDGRIPQDNPFVNDKNAHASIYSYGHRNPQGMLYNQATGEIWETEHGPRGGDELNIIKKGANYGWPVICYGINYDGKPITNLSAKEGMEQPLTYWLPSIAPSGMTFVESTKYPGWKGNLLIGSLRFQYLNRCVMNGTKVVKQENILKNIGRLRNVKQGPDGYLYVSVENPGYVFRLMPVAQ
- a CDS encoding ABC transporter ATP-binding protein, with amino-acid sequence MQLLYSYLRRYWGLLALALVLAAINQIFSLLDPYIFRKIIDQYVVKPGGTLRPLGFWDFLKNGAGVLILQALGVAMVSRIAKNFQDYYVNVITQRLGARLYTDGLRHSLELPYQVFEDQRSGETLGKLQKVRSDVEKLIQSFVNVLFTSVVGIVFVMWYAATVYWPIAPAYFLTIPLLGFVSSLLSKKIKTVQKTIVAETTALAGSTTESLRNIELVKSLGLAQQETERLNGTTEKILKLELKKVRYIRSLSFIQGTFVNLLRNAIMLLMLFLVVREQITVGEFFSLFIYSFAIFGPLQELGNIINVYRETEASLANFQQILDTPRDVQPIHPQPVETLKTLAFEDVHFKHLTADKPALDGISFDAKLGETIAFVGPSGSGKTTLVKLLVGLYKPLRGQILYNHIPGSEVNLDELREQIGFVTQDTQLFAGTIRENLRFVAPNATDEECLTALHQAAADSLLARAPQGLDTVIGEGGVKVSGGEKQRLSIARALLRKPALLVFDEATSALDSLTEEEIGRTVRDLSGSRQHITILIAHRLSTILHADRIFVLEQGHVVEQGGHNELLAQKGLYYAMWRQQIGERKELVAV
- a CDS encoding ADP-ribosylglycohydrolase family protein yields the protein MNTSKTSSNNVLNALMGLCVGDALGVPVEFTSRKILHNNPVTDMLGFGTHNQPIGTWSDDSSLAFCLAESLCKGYNLDDIALQAVKWYSAGLWTPHGNVFDIGIATSTALHKIATGVSPKTSGGAGEYDNGNGSLMRILPIIFYLKDKPIQQRYQIIAEVSGITHRHIRSIFSCFIYCEYALLLLNGLEKFQALQVMQNTINEFLRANSVLDDIELNRFHRLLENPIDDYEIRPIYQYEEVEIASSGYVIHTLEASLWCLLTTSSYVEAVLKAVNLGEDTDTTGCVTGGLAGLYYGFNDIPSTWINAIARKQDIFDLANKLNGAY
- the acs gene encoding acetate--CoA ligase is translated as MRIRTFDEYQTAYQKSVDDPEEFWAEIAQNFLWRKPWTKTLQWNFNEPNVKWFIGGKLNITENCLDRHLAERGDQPAIIWEPNDPHEAGVTLTYRMLHDQVCRFANVLKRNGVVKGDRVCIYLPMVPELAIAVLACARIGAVHSVVFGGFSAQSIADRINDSQCKVVVTADGSYRGNKEIPLKSTVDDALIGCPSVQKVIVMTRTRTPVSMLKGRDIWWEQELKQVTADCPAEEMDAEDMLFILYTSGSTGKPKGVVHTCGGYMVYATYTFQNVFQYEPNQVFFCTADIGWITGHSYIVYGPLASGATSVIFEGVPTYPDCGRFWDITDKHNVNILYTAPTAIRSLMGFGLDKVENHDLSSLQVLGSVGEPINEEAWHWYDDHIGKNRCPIVDTWWQTETGGILISPLAGITKTKPTFATLPLPGVQPILVDENGKEIEGNGVSGNLCMKFPWPGILRTTYGDHERCRQTYFATYPGLYFTGDGCLRDEDGYYRITGRVDDVLNVSGHRIGTAEVENAINMHTGVVESAVVGYPHDIKGQGIYAYVITDQEPNGHDADLTKRDILATVSRVIGPIAKPDKIQFVTGLPKTRSGKIMRRILRKIAEGDTGNLGDTSTLLDPGVVDEIKEGAL
- a CDS encoding DUF6814 family protein, whose translation is MELLKKYFGIVWILLGVYVGYERITDSLTKISSDKLEDRVFGWVILCVLVPIVVGGLILFGKYALNGEYKSNE
- a CDS encoding MFS transporter, which encodes MSAKRNKAKPKSTVDKRTLFSVISASSVGTLIEWYDFYIFGSLAAILSSQFFPKDNPTAALLSTLATFAAGFIVRPFGALVFGRLGDLVGRKYTFLVTLVLMGGSTFAIGLIPGYATIGFWAPLLVLLLRLIQGLALGGEYGGAATYVAEYAPEGRRGYYTSFIQTTATLGLFVSLGVILLTRESLGVDKFAAWGWRVPFLLSILLVGVSIVIRLRMAESPLFSKLKTEGNLSKNPLAESFGKKQNLKMVLLALFGATAGQGVIWYTGQFYALSFIQKACNVEFVQSNMIVAIALLAATPFFIVFGGWSDRIGRKPIMLAGMALGILTYRPIYDKLYSLSDLSQKQEFVDAQTIDRKSTKQDDGSLLTTMTTNHFYEGGLIAKDIEKTVTESPGGKSSKPELTKTIILPTASFWLMVLLVFIQVVYVTMVYGPVAAFLVELFPTRIRYTSMSLPYHIGNGIFGGLTPFIATALVATATKANEVAPGSVAKPYLEGLWYPILVAGVCLVIGLLYLNNKPYTTAED
- the pdxH gene encoding pyridoxamine 5'-phosphate oxidase encodes the protein MSSAISDLRNEYTLSGLDAAEVAPDPIIQFRQWFDAAVQAGVPEPNAMHVSTVTVEGRPDGRIVLLKDVSNGGFVFYTNYESRKGQELTHYPFATLTFFYPELEQQIRIEGVVEKVRPEESDAYFSSRPRGSQIGAWVSNQSNVIESRDVLENRQRELEAQFAGQPIPRPPYWGGFRVLPDAIEFWQGRPSRLHDRIRYKIIDGNWQIERLAP